The following are from one region of the Ignavibacteriota bacterium genome:
- a CDS encoding phosphatase PAP2 family protein, with translation MKLNKAAFSLILPIFLSVNNSFPQTSDIRPFELKTGREAAIISSGAAIGITALIVILNNDRLTKDEINSLNPNDVNKFDRAAIGPYQKDMLGDALLYSSYLFPLSFLAYDETKNDFSTLALMYGEVLLINHSLNALVKGLTKKTRPFVYDNTSPSEEIFSVNARHSFYSGHTSTTASNSFFTAKIFSEYLTDNTVKTLIWTAAVIIPAVTGFSRVNTHNHFPTDVIVGYIVGAAIGYLIPELHKSETNGNVVAAPQEFKYRPVFGFQFQF, from the coding sequence ATGAAATTAAATAAAGCAGCTTTCAGTTTAATCCTCCCTATTTTTTTATCAGTTAATAATTCATTTCCTCAGACTTCAGATATCAGACCTTTTGAGTTGAAAACAGGGCGGGAAGCTGCAATAATAAGTAGCGGTGCAGCAATCGGAATTACTGCTCTTATTGTTATCCTCAACAACGACAGACTAACAAAAGATGAAATTAATTCGCTTAATCCGAACGATGTGAATAAGTTTGACAGAGCTGCTATTGGACCTTACCAAAAAGATATGCTTGGCGATGCACTATTATACAGTTCATATTTATTTCCTCTTTCTTTTCTTGCTTATGATGAAACGAAAAACGATTTTAGCACTCTGGCATTAATGTATGGTGAAGTCTTGCTTATCAATCATAGTTTAAATGCACTGGTCAAAGGCTTAACAAAAAAAACCAGACCATTCGTTTATGATAATACCAGTCCATCAGAAGAAATATTTTCAGTTAATGCCAGGCATTCTTTTTATTCAGGACACACATCAACCACCGCTTCGAATTCGTTTTTTACTGCAAAGATTTTTTCAGAATATCTGACTGATAATACGGTAAAAACTTTAATATGGACTGCTGCTGTAATAATTCCTGCGGTTACCGGATTTTCAAGAGTAAATACTCACAATCATTTTCCAACGGATGTTATTGTTGGTTATATCGTGGGTGCCGCAATCGGATATCTGATTCCGGAACTTCATAAAAGTGAAACTAATGGAAATGTAGTTGCTGCTCCACAGGAATTTAAATACAGACCGGTATTCGGTTTTCAATTTCAATTTTAA
- a CDS encoding phosphatase PAP2 family protein: MQIAFSNISFCQQQSYKPFNIDFNREAALFGAGAVAAVTAYAILENLKPMSVEDINLLSPSNINEFDRNAIGPYTEDHLGDALLYTSYLVPLSVVFFDATRKDIWEVALMYSEVLLIQSSINGIVKGTVQRVRPFVYDEQSPINVKQTKDARVSFFSGHTSMTAALSFFTARVASEYVSNNTIRILIWSSAALLPAITAVSRVNTHWHFPTDVMTGYVIGALIGYFIPELHTTTTSMSGNLSIYPSVNLNKPSLNFQLQF; this comes from the coding sequence ATGCAGATTGCTTTTTCGAATATTTCATTCTGTCAGCAGCAAAGCTACAAGCCGTTTAATATTGACTTCAATCGTGAGGCAGCTTTATTTGGAGCCGGTGCTGTTGCCGCTGTAACAGCTTATGCAATTCTTGAAAATCTTAAACCAATGTCAGTTGAAGATATAAATTTACTTTCTCCTTCAAACATTAATGAATTTGACCGAAATGCAATCGGACCATACACAGAAGATCATCTTGGAGATGCATTACTTTATACATCTTATCTTGTTCCTCTTTCCGTTGTGTTTTTTGATGCAACAAGAAAAGATATCTGGGAAGTGGCTCTAATGTATAGTGAAGTACTCCTGATACAATCAAGTATAAACGGTATTGTTAAAGGAACAGTTCAAAGAGTACGTCCGTTTGTTTACGATGAACAATCACCGATAAATGTAAAACAGACAAAAGATGCAAGAGTATCGTTTTTTTCGGGACATACTTCAATGACAGCAGCACTTTCTTTTTTTACAGCGAGAGTTGCAAGTGAGTATGTTAGTAATAATACTATACGGATTTTAATATGGAGCAGTGCTGCGCTTTTGCCTGCTATTACTGCCGTTTCGCGTGTGAATACTCACTGGCATTTTCCTACCGATGTTATGACAGGATATGTTATCGGTGCACTAATCGGTTATTTTATTCCGGAACTTCATACAACAACAACTAGTATGAGTGGAAATCTGTCAATTTATCCTTCTGTAAATCTGAATAAACCCTCATTGAATTTTCAACTGCAATTTTAG
- a CDS encoding acyl-CoA dehydrogenase — protein MLELKLTEEQQMLKEMVRDFTNNEIKPIAAKIDQEAKIPEELIKKMAELGFLGISFPEEYGGGGMGEVGYCLMQEEIARGCMSTATFIGAHQSIGSNAIYIGGTEEQKKKYLTQLASGEKIGAFCLTEAQAGSDSFHLKTKADLDGNEWIINGEKLWITNGGIAGILSLFARTEKGISAFIVETDTPGFKAGPAEKKMGIKGSTTNALSFENVRIPKENLLGTDGRGFLIAMKTLDAGRLGLGAACLGVAKELLELSTNYAKERKQFDHPISFFQAVQFMLAEMATMVFNMESIVYRTATEYDLKKDISTKSAMVKLYCSDALDEVVDRAVQIHGGMGYSQELSIERYYRDSRINRIFEGTNEIQKGIIARDILKKGGKIF, from the coding sequence ATGTTAGAATTAAAACTTACCGAAGAACAGCAAATGCTGAAAGAAATGGTGAGAGATTTCACCAACAACGAAATAAAACCTATCGCTGCAAAGATTGATCAGGAAGCAAAAATACCGGAAGAGTTAATTAAGAAAATGGCAGAACTTGGTTTCCTTGGAATATCTTTTCCTGAAGAATACGGCGGCGGTGGAATGGGTGAAGTTGGATATTGTTTAATGCAGGAAGAAATTGCGCGCGGATGTATGTCAACTGCAACATTCATCGGCGCTCATCAGTCAATCGGTTCAAATGCAATATATATTGGAGGCACTGAAGAACAGAAGAAAAAATATTTAACTCAGCTTGCAAGCGGAGAAAAGATCGGAGCGTTTTGTTTAACAGAAGCTCAGGCTGGTTCAGATTCATTTCATCTTAAAACAAAAGCTGATCTTGACGGAAATGAATGGATTATAAACGGAGAGAAACTCTGGATTACAAACGGTGGCATTGCAGGAATACTTTCTTTGTTTGCAAGAACTGAAAAGGGTATCAGCGCATTCATCGTTGAAACAGACACACCAGGATTTAAAGCTGGTCCGGCAGAAAAGAAAATGGGAATCAAAGGCAGCACTACAAATGCACTAAGCTTTGAGAATGTACGAATTCCAAAAGAAAATTTACTTGGTACAGATGGCAGAGGATTTTTAATTGCTATGAAAACACTCGATGCAGGAAGACTCGGGCTCGGCGCTGCATGTCTCGGTGTTGCAAAAGAATTATTAGAACTTTCAACAAATTACGCAAAGGAAAGAAAACAGTTCGATCATCCTATTAGCTTTTTTCAGGCTGTTCAGTTTATGCTTGCAGAAATGGCGACGATGGTTTTCAATATGGAATCAATTGTTTATCGAACTGCAACGGAATATGATTTGAAGAAAGATATCTCCACAAAATCAGCAATGGTAAAACTTTATTGTTCTGATGCACTTGATGAAGTTGTTGACAGAGCAGTTCAGATACACGGGGGAATGGGTTATTCGCAGGAGCTTTCGATTGAAAGATATTATAGAGATTCCAGAATCAACAGAATTTTTGAAGGTACAAACGAAATCCAGAAAGGGATTATCGCAAGAGACATTCTCAAAAAGGGTGGAAAAATTTTCTAA
- the gatE gene encoding Glu-tRNA(Gln) amidotransferase subunit GatE → MKEFIFKPFGEMTEADYQMVGFKSGLEIHQQLFTDKKLFCHCPAGIYSDNYHAEILRHMRPTLSELGVYDGTALMEFKTKKEIIYRINRNTVCTYEMDDTPPFLINENALDIALGIGMLYNCKLVDELHIARKQYLDGSIPTGFQRTAIYAVDGWIPYKDRTVKIVQMSIEEDSCREVSDQFHTRTYLTDRLGMPLIETVTGPDMRTPYEVAEVGWICAKLVRSTHKVRRGIGAARQDVNVSVEGGTRVEIKGVPKIGMIPLLTHNEAMRQWNLLRLREELRKRGITTETFLAKDYDITSLIKKPHYVPLKNAVESKLKIRCIVLKGFKDLLRWQTQTDTYFSKEISDRVRVIACLTTIPNLIHSDSRTDTITSSDWLKIKKHVEATDEDTIIIVWANDEDIQTAVNEIIIRAKEATIGIPSETRQALSDGTNGFERILPGADRMYPDTDLPPKKIAEERINAIKTWLPEQFWKRKEWYRKLKIPADTIDELSISKYAELFKKAVNEWNINPVNAAVILIQYPKRLSRSSYVIDSIDEKMMSSILKAYADKRLTYDFILRAMKISSELGMFVDEIIPQPMSDDELEKEIVLAEQKMQGMEFVKEKNANSILMGILMSKLRGRISAKKVSQKVGSLQRSLKNVK, encoded by the coding sequence ATGAAAGAATTTATCTTCAAACCCTTCGGTGAGATGACAGAGGCTGACTATCAGATGGTTGGTTTCAAATCCGGTCTCGAAATTCATCAGCAGCTTTTCACTGATAAAAAATTATTTTGTCATTGTCCTGCAGGCATCTATAGCGATAACTATCACGCAGAAATACTCCGGCATATGCGTCCGACTCTATCAGAACTTGGAGTTTATGATGGCACAGCTTTGATGGAGTTCAAAACAAAAAAAGAAATTATTTATCGGATTAATCGGAACACCGTCTGTACTTATGAGATGGATGATACTCCGCCATTCCTGATCAATGAAAATGCGCTTGATATCGCACTTGGAATCGGGATGTTGTATAACTGCAAACTTGTGGATGAACTTCATATTGCGAGAAAACAATATCTGGATGGAAGTATTCCTACAGGTTTTCAACGAACGGCGATTTATGCAGTGGATGGATGGATTCCTTACAAAGACAGAACAGTAAAAATAGTTCAGATGTCAATTGAAGAAGATTCATGCAGAGAAGTTTCTGATCAATTTCACACAAGAACATATCTTACTGACCGACTTGGGATGCCGTTGATAGAAACAGTAACCGGTCCGGATATGCGTACTCCGTACGAAGTTGCTGAAGTTGGATGGATTTGTGCAAAGCTCGTAAGAAGCACTCACAAAGTAAGAAGAGGAATTGGTGCAGCACGTCAGGATGTTAATGTTAGTGTTGAAGGAGGAACGCGCGTTGAAATAAAGGGAGTTCCGAAAATTGGAATGATTCCTCTGTTAACTCACAACGAAGCAATGCGTCAATGGAATCTTTTAAGATTAAGAGAAGAGTTGAGGAAAAGAGGAATTACAACAGAGACTTTCCTGGCAAAAGATTACGACATCACTTCGCTTATCAAAAAACCACACTACGTTCCACTAAAAAATGCAGTCGAGAGTAAATTAAAAATACGGTGTATAGTTCTAAAAGGATTTAAGGATTTACTTCGATGGCAGACACAGACTGATACCTATTTCTCCAAAGAAATTTCTGACAGAGTAAGAGTAATTGCATGCTTAACTACCATTCCGAATTTGATTCATTCAGACAGCAGAACAGATACAATTACTTCCTCGGACTGGTTGAAAATTAAAAAGCATGTTGAAGCAACCGATGAAGATACAATAATTATCGTTTGGGCTAATGATGAGGATATCCAAACTGCGGTAAATGAAATTATTATCCGTGCGAAGGAAGCTACAATCGGAATTCCTTCTGAAACAAGACAGGCATTGAGCGATGGTACAAATGGATTTGAAAGAATTCTTCCCGGTGCGGATAGAATGTATCCTGACACAGATCTACCTCCGAAAAAAATTGCAGAAGAAAGAATCAATGCAATTAAAACATGGCTGCCTGAACAATTCTGGAAAAGAAAAGAATGGTATAGAAAACTTAAAATTCCTGCAGATACAATTGATGAATTATCAATCTCAAAATACGCTGAACTTTTCAAGAAAGCTGTGAACGAGTGGAATATAAATCCGGTTAATGCAGCAGTCATTTTAATTCAATATCCAAAAAGATTAAGCAGAAGCAGTTATGTGATTGATTCAATTGATGAAAAAATGATGTCATCAATTTTAAAAGCATATGCTGATAAAAGATTAACTTATGATTTTATTCTGAGGGCAATGAAAATCAGCTCTGAACTTGGAATGTTCGTTGATGAAATTATTCCCCAGCCAATGAGTGATGATGAACTTGAAAAAGAAATAGTACTTGCCGAACAAAAAATGCAGGGAATGGAATTCGTTAAAGAAAAAAATGCAAACAGCATTTTAATGGGAATATTGATGAGCAAGCTTCGCGGAAGAATCAGTGCAAAAAAAGTTTCGCAGAAAGTTGGATCGCTCCAAAGGAGTTTAAAGAATGTCAAATAA
- the gatD gene encoding Glu-tRNA(Gln) amidotransferase subunit GatD → MSNNDEYKGYKGEALKTLQKFNALVWSDVEISTDDGNFKGLILPRSETADEFHIVIKLPVGYNIGIAARKIKSINIFGRKEAHYKIPEKDFPYDPKKPKVKLLGTGGTIASRLDYRTGAVIPAFSPGELYGSVPELADICNLETEKLYGVFSENMGPDQWIGLAEAIGKEIEKGVQGIVIGHGTDTMHHTSAVLSFMIQNSPVPIVMVGSQRSSDRPSSDAALNLIHSVTTAAKSDIAEVMVCMFGPTSDLYGLLHRGTRVRKMHSSYRSTFRTIGDIPIATVSREKITPLRNDYIKRRYDNNVKVNAVFDERVAIVYYYPNMKPDMIDSLVDNGYKGIVIAGTGLGHVNKPLYPALKYAQEKGVAVYMTVQTLWGYVQMYVYDTGRDMMELGVIPAANMLPEVAYVKLGWALGQTDDLEKIKEIMLTPIAGEITEREPSNGYLIYQGGLPEVEDFIKQFRK, encoded by the coding sequence ATGTCAAATAATGATGAATACAAGGGTTATAAAGGAGAAGCATTAAAAACACTTCAGAAGTTTAATGCGCTGGTATGGAGCGATGTGGAGATTTCGACAGATGACGGAAATTTCAAAGGACTTATTCTTCCTCGTTCGGAAACTGCTGATGAATTCCATATCGTCATAAAGCTTCCCGTTGGTTACAACATTGGTATTGCAGCAAGGAAAATTAAATCAATAAATATTTTTGGGAGGAAAGAAGCTCACTACAAAATTCCCGAAAAAGATTTTCCATACGATCCAAAAAAACCAAAAGTAAAACTTCTCGGAACTGGTGGAACTATTGCAAGCCGGCTTGATTACAGAACCGGTGCTGTTATTCCCGCTTTTTCTCCCGGTGAACTTTACGGCTCTGTCCCTGAACTTGCTGATATCTGCAATCTCGAAACTGAAAAACTTTACGGAGTCTTCAGCGAGAATATGGGTCCTGATCAGTGGATTGGTTTGGCCGAAGCAATTGGTAAAGAAATTGAAAAGGGTGTTCAGGGAATTGTGATCGGTCACGGAACGGATACAATGCATCACACTTCTGCAGTACTTTCGTTTATGATTCAGAATTCTCCGGTCCCGATTGTTATGGTTGGTTCACAGCGTTCCAGTGATAGACCTTCATCTGATGCTGCACTGAACCTTATTCACTCAGTTACAACTGCAGCAAAAAGTGATATCGCCGAAGTAATGGTTTGTATGTTTGGTCCAACAAGCGATCTGTACGGACTTCTTCACCGAGGAACTCGTGTTAGAAAAATGCATTCGAGTTACAGATCAACTTTCAGAACAATTGGAGATATTCCTATTGCAACTGTTAGCCGCGAAAAAATAACACCGCTTCGTAATGATTATATAAAAAGAAGATATGATAACAATGTAAAAGTAAACGCTGTGTTTGATGAGAGAGTTGCTATTGTTTATTACTACCCGAATATGAAACCGGATATGATTGATTCGCTCGTTGATAACGGTTACAAAGGAATTGTAATAGCAGGAACAGGACTCGGACACGTAAACAAACCTCTTTATCCCGCACTAAAGTATGCACAGGAAAAAGGTGTAGCTGTTTATATGACAGTTCAAACTTTATGGGGCTACGTGCAAATGTATGTTTACGATACCGGAAGAGATATGATGGAACTCGGTGTAATTCCCGCAGCAAATATGCTTCCAGAAGTTGCGTATGTAAAACTTGGCTGGGCACTTGGACAAACAGATGACCTCGAAAAGATAAAAGAGATTATGCTAACTCCTATTGCCGGAGAAATTACAGAACGCGAACCAAGCAACGGTTATCTCATCTACCAGGGTGGCTTACCTGAGGTTGAAGATTTTATAAAGCAGTTCAGGAAATAG